A part of Paenibacillus sp. IHBB 10380 genomic DNA contains:
- a CDS encoding ABC transporter substrate-binding protein translates to MFKWGQKTAWTALLVIVMVGLTACGAKDSNPSEDITPTTENQQPNTTAPEDKVKESATRTVTDEFGEVTIPTHPKRVVGIYVEDYLKALGVTPVVQWYHPRWGKQEYLNLDVPKFDISGSIEALLEQNPDLIIGDGGTDAEKYEQYSKVAPTYRLKENILEDPKEMLKAISSVLGIPEKADSVLSEYDQKVAEGKAKLEQAVGKEKVAVIRLNVADKALALFGIKNRLTGVIYKEFGLEPVDMAANMTDFQAVISKELIPELDADHLIVFPDNGTWNDPENQEAYKALEGPLWKNIPAIKNGNIYKMERSHWQSGAIMANSMKLDDLLKFMVK, encoded by the coding sequence ATGTTTAAATGGGGTCAAAAGACGGCTTGGACAGCTTTGTTAGTGATTGTAATGGTGGGATTGACTGCTTGTGGAGCGAAGGATAGTAATCCTTCTGAGGATATAACCCCTACAACAGAGAACCAGCAGCCAAATACAACAGCGCCAGAAGACAAAGTTAAAGAGAGTGCAACACGCACCGTGACTGATGAATTTGGAGAGGTTACAATCCCAACACATCCTAAGCGAGTAGTAGGTATTTATGTAGAGGATTATTTAAAAGCTCTGGGAGTTACCCCTGTAGTTCAGTGGTATCATCCGAGATGGGGTAAGCAGGAATATCTGAATCTTGATGTTCCCAAGTTTGATATCAGTGGCAGTATTGAAGCATTGCTTGAGCAAAATCCCGATCTGATCATTGGGGATGGCGGTACAGACGCAGAGAAGTATGAGCAGTATTCAAAAGTTGCGCCAACCTATCGTTTGAAGGAGAATATCCTAGAAGATCCTAAAGAGATGCTTAAAGCAATCTCAAGTGTACTGGGCATCCCAGAAAAAGCGGACAGCGTACTTTCTGAATATGATCAAAAGGTAGCGGAGGGCAAAGCGAAATTAGAGCAGGCTGTCGGAAAAGAAAAGGTAGCCGTCATTCGGTTGAATGTTGCAGATAAGGCTCTTGCCCTGTTTGGAATTAAGAACAGATTGACCGGGGTAATTTATAAGGAATTTGGACTCGAGCCTGTCGACATGGCGGCCAATATGACCGATTTCCAGGCGGTTATTTCGAAGGAACTCATTCCCGAGCTGGATGCGGATCATCTCATCGTTTTCCCGGATAACGGAACATGGAATGACCCGGAAAATCAGGAGGCCTACAAGGCTTTAGAAGGTCCCCTGTGGAAAAACATCCCGGCGATCAAGAACGGAAACATCTATAAGATGGAGCGATCTCACTGGCAATCGGGAGCGATCATGGCAAATTCCATGAAGCTGGATGATCTGTTGAAATTTATGGTGAAATAA
- a CDS encoding helix-turn-helix domain-containing protein → MTEIIGPNKQEAIFYSLIHIEMVNLSEHSKSNRTVFQEHTLIIVTEGQGRVVLEGDDFPLEKGVGFILEPGMMNGIESSIECGMSYYQITFEMISRDGERFSTLTDLKRGLLRSGPVSFQPFSQCILLLDSLYQNRNYNEGLEAFANHTRFQELLLLILRSNPAVNLDKDCKAAVQRSIDYVKEHYQDTLTVNQLSEIADISRSRYSQLFKEITGQIPLEYLNGIRIDRAQQLLLLTDDRLYDIAQAIGYSNEYYFNRRFKGTVGITPGQYRRTHQENIRVFAPFLEDYLLALGITPVVQYSNPLWGKQDYLGLDQVPEFDISSRNWKDLLGHKPELIMLDDGFQRWNLEECRQIAPLFKLPSRGEDWRSTLRSVAAIFGRLDSVGEIIASYEHQAEEAKRTLSRTVHRQTVAFLRISAYGIRLYGGEELGYTGGVLYRDLGLKPDSLVQQLTHGKRYVNLTSEFLPHLNADHLFVTFDKWEGEGREVLDTLLWKTLPAVQNRCVYEVDFLAWMNYGVLSHSRKIEDVLRVLA, encoded by the coding sequence ATGACGGAGATTATTGGACCTAACAAACAAGAGGCGATTTTTTATTCTCTCATACATATAGAGATGGTGAACCTATCTGAACATAGCAAGAGCAATAGAACGGTTTTTCAGGAGCATACCTTAATTATTGTGACTGAGGGACAGGGACGGGTGGTACTGGAAGGTGACGATTTTCCTTTGGAAAAAGGAGTGGGCTTTATTCTTGAGCCGGGTATGATGAACGGGATTGAGAGCAGCATTGAGTGCGGAATGAGCTATTATCAGATCACGTTCGAAATGATTAGCAGAGACGGGGAACGGTTCAGCACGTTGACGGATTTAAAGAGGGGGTTGCTCCGTTCCGGACCGGTGAGCTTTCAGCCTTTTTCCCAATGCATTCTGCTGCTGGATTCCTTGTATCAGAACCGGAACTATAATGAAGGACTCGAAGCGTTCGCTAATCATACGCGGTTTCAGGAGTTGTTGCTGCTGATTCTTCGGTCCAATCCTGCGGTCAACCTGGACAAGGATTGCAAGGCTGCTGTGCAGCGCTCAATTGATTATGTGAAAGAGCATTATCAGGATACGCTGACGGTGAATCAATTGTCGGAAATAGCGGATATCAGCCGCTCGCGCTACTCACAACTATTTAAAGAAATTACCGGACAGATCCCTCTGGAATATCTGAACGGCATCCGTATCGATCGGGCGCAGCAGTTATTGCTCCTAACAGATGATCGTTTATACGACATTGCACAAGCGATTGGCTACAGTAATGAGTATTATTTTAATCGCCGCTTCAAAGGAACCGTCGGTATTACACCTGGGCAATACCGACGTACACATCAGGAGAATATACGAGTATTTGCGCCCTTTCTGGAGGATTACCTTCTGGCACTGGGGATAACACCTGTGGTGCAGTATTCCAATCCGTTATGGGGGAAGCAGGATTACCTCGGTCTTGATCAGGTTCCCGAATTCGATATCTCGTCAAGAAACTGGAAGGACTTGTTGGGTCACAAGCCAGAGCTAATCATGCTCGATGATGGCTTCCAACGTTGGAATCTCGAAGAATGTCGCCAGATCGCTCCGTTATTTAAACTTCCTTCCAGAGGAGAAGATTGGCGCTCTACTCTCAGGTCAGTCGCTGCAATTTTTGGGAGATTGGACAGTGTAGGGGAGATTATCGCCAGTTACGAGCATCAAGCTGAGGAAGCCAAAAGAACGCTTAGCCGTACTGTTCATCGGCAGACGGTAGCCTTCCTACGGATTTCAGCATACGGAATTAGACTTTATGGTGGGGAGGAACTGGGCTACACTGGAGGAGTTCTGTATAGAGATTTGGGCTTAAAGCCAGATTCCCTCGTGCAGCAATTGACCCATGGGAAAAGGTACGTGAATCTCACCAGTGAATTTCTACCCCACCTGAATGCTGATCATCTGTTTGTTACCTTTGATAAATGGGAGGGAGAGGGTAGAGAAGTACTGGACACTCTACTATGGAAAACCCTTCCTGCCGTTCAGAATCGATGTGTCTATGAAGTCGACTTCTTGGCCTGGATGAACTACGGTGTATTGTCCCACAGTCGGAAAATCGAAGATGTTCTCAGAGTTTTGGCTTGA
- a CDS encoding cation:proton antiporter regulatory subunit, which produces MNVRETDLPGIGKKFHVTTRGGDKLVIIIHDDGRREMYHFEYDDPDESISVITMDDDEARIIAAIVGGMTYVPKALEKVDMAFDELIIEWYKLDNSYRAIGKSIGDLDVRQNSGAMIIAVIEKNHKKHVNPGPDFIIPAESTLVVVGEREQQKSFKQILLNGSG; this is translated from the coding sequence ATGAATGTAAGAGAAACAGATCTACCTGGAATTGGTAAGAAATTTCATGTTACGACCCGTGGTGGAGATAAGTTAGTCATTATTATCCATGATGATGGAAGACGTGAAATGTACCATTTCGAATATGACGACCCTGATGAAAGTATCTCCGTGATTACGATGGATGATGATGAAGCTCGTATCATTGCAGCCATTGTAGGTGGAATGACTTATGTTCCAAAAGCGCTTGAGAAAGTGGATATGGCCTTTGATGAATTGATTATTGAATGGTACAAACTGGACAATAGTTACCGGGCCATCGGTAAATCGATTGGTGATCTGGATGTAAGACAGAATTCAGGGGCTATGATTATCGCAGTTATTGAGAAGAATCATAAGAAGCACGTTAATCCAGGTCCAGACTTCATTATTCCTGCGGAGTCCACACTGGTTGTTGTTGGTGAACGCGAACAGCAGAAATCATTCAAACAAATTTTACTGAACGGAAGTGGTTAA
- a CDS encoding cation:proton antiporter: MDHIVFEVGLAIALIAAAGLLANKIRFSVIPFYILIGMAVGPHAMSFWHFDFRFIESAPFIDFMGRIGVLFLLFYLGIEFSIGRLIKSGKSIVTGGSIYIGINFGLGLILGWLAGFPISEILVIAGITTISSSAIVAKVLVDLKRTANTETEMVLGITMFEDVFLAVYLSILSGIVLSDSSSVWGVLLTASIALGFMLAMIIIGRKAVPLLNKLLNIRSNELFILVVFGALFLVAGFSETIHVAEAIGALLFGLVLADTEHAKRIEHLIMPFRDFFGAIFFFSFGLSIDPMAMFGAVWLSLAAVALTIIGNLTSAILAGRSAGLSTKASFNIGFTIMGRGEFSIIMANLGKAGGLMPVLQSFTALYVLIMAILGPLLSKESKHIYNFMDKIFKFKDSKRGKEGKGKPPLPEKSGT; encoded by the coding sequence ATGGATCATATTGTTTTTGAAGTGGGCTTGGCTATCGCCTTAATAGCGGCGGCCGGTCTTTTGGCTAATAAGATACGATTTTCAGTGATACCTTTCTACATCCTCATCGGGATGGCTGTAGGACCACATGCGATGAGCTTTTGGCATTTCGATTTCCGGTTCATTGAAAGTGCTCCATTCATCGATTTTATGGGTCGGATAGGCGTCTTGTTTCTATTGTTCTATTTAGGGATTGAATTCTCGATTGGTCGTCTGATTAAGTCAGGTAAATCTATCGTTACGGGTGGATCTATATATATCGGTATTAACTTTGGTTTAGGTCTTATACTAGGGTGGCTCGCTGGATTTCCCATCTCAGAGATTTTAGTCATTGCAGGAATAACGACCATTTCCTCTAGTGCAATCGTGGCTAAAGTCCTCGTAGATTTGAAACGTACCGCCAATACAGAGACAGAGATGGTGCTTGGAATTACCATGTTTGAAGATGTATTCCTTGCCGTATACTTATCCATCCTCTCTGGTATTGTACTAAGTGACTCCTCAAGTGTATGGGGTGTATTACTCACCGCTTCAATCGCGTTAGGTTTCATGCTTGCTATGATTATCATTGGACGCAAAGCAGTTCCTCTATTAAATAAGCTGCTCAACATTCGATCGAATGAGTTATTTATTCTAGTTGTTTTTGGTGCATTGTTTCTAGTTGCAGGCTTTTCTGAGACCATTCACGTAGCTGAAGCGATCGGGGCCTTGCTCTTTGGACTTGTGTTAGCAGATACGGAGCATGCAAAGCGTATTGAACATCTAATCATGCCTTTTAGAGATTTCTTCGGAGCCATCTTTTTCTTCAGTTTCGGTCTTTCGATAGATCCGATGGCTATGTTCGGGGCGGTTTGGTTATCTCTTGCGGCAGTTGCTCTGACCATTATTGGTAACTTAACATCGGCTATTTTAGCTGGGAGAAGTGCAGGGTTAAGTACTAAAGCATCCTTTAACATCGGATTTACCATCATGGGCCGTGGAGAATTCTCCATCATTATGGCTAACTTAGGTAAAGCAGGCGGGCTTATGCCTGTATTACAAAGCTTCACTGCATTGTATGTGCTAATCATGGCCATTCTGGGTCCACTCCTCTCTAAAGAATCCAAACATATCTATAACTTTATGGATAAAATATTTAAATTCAAAGATTCTAAAAGAGGGAAAGAGGGTAAAGGCAAGCCACCTCTTCCGGAGAAAAGCGGAACGTAG
- a CDS encoding YitT family protein, with protein sequence MRILPASLESAHRPYKEDSFKKWCIKLLFVIVGSILASVGLELFLIPNQIIVGGMTGISALFAHVTEMRLGLFLFLFNVPFMLMAYSHIRREFVILAVLGLVVFSFTAIFLHPIPALIEHPISAAICGGVSLGLGIGIVVRFGGMLDTLEMADRSLARVRIPLSLDNLIMVINCVVLTAAGVIFGWNQAMYSIIAYLLAFEMVHITLRGFSLHRITYVVSNQHEEIAEALSMRLRLESIQEEDMTERHHEQVKIGNTIIYDVSGLPRSLVYKVHILEQAQFRAIVKAIDPDVSISNVTDRTINVV encoded by the coding sequence GTGAGAATACTACCTGCGTCATTAGAATCTGCTCATCGTCCTTATAAAGAGGACTCTTTCAAGAAATGGTGTATCAAACTATTGTTCGTTATTGTGGGAAGTATCTTAGCCTCCGTAGGGCTTGAGCTGTTTTTGATTCCCAATCAGATCATTGTGGGTGGAATGACTGGGATATCAGCGTTATTTGCACATGTGACGGAGATGAGGTTAGGCTTATTTCTCTTTCTATTCAACGTTCCTTTTATGCTTATGGCCTATAGTCATATTCGGAGGGAATTTGTAATATTGGCGGTCCTTGGACTTGTGGTGTTCTCATTCACTGCCATCTTTCTTCACCCCATTCCTGCGCTTATTGAACATCCCATCTCTGCTGCTATTTGTGGGGGAGTATCATTGGGACTAGGTATCGGTATTGTTGTCAGGTTTGGTGGAATGCTGGACACACTTGAAATGGCAGATCGCTCTTTAGCGAGAGTACGAATCCCGCTGTCGCTAGATAATCTTATTATGGTGATCAATTGTGTGGTATTAACAGCTGCTGGTGTTATTTTCGGTTGGAATCAAGCTATGTACTCGATTATTGCTTATTTGCTCGCGTTTGAGATGGTGCATATCACACTTAGGGGATTCTCTTTGCACCGGATTACGTATGTGGTTAGCAATCAGCATGAAGAAATTGCAGAAGCATTAAGTATGCGGCTGCGTCTGGAGAGTATACAGGAAGAGGATATGACAGAGCGACATCACGAACAAGTGAAAATCGGTAATACAATTATTTATGATGTTTCTGGATTGCCCCGCTCTTTAGTCTACAAAGTTCATATTCTGGAGCAAGCTCAATTCAGAGCAATTGTAAAGGCAATTGATCCTGATGTTAGTATTTCGAACGTTACGGATAGAACGATAAATGTAGTCTAG
- a CDS encoding undecaprenyldiphospho-muramoylpentapeptide beta-N-acetylglucosaminyltransferase → MSKRILFTGGGSAGHVTVNMALIPKFMELGWSIAYMGSKKGIEAELIQPFDNVDYYGISTGKLRRYLNIENFKDPFRIVKGVFEAYSLIRKIKPDVVFSKGGFVSVPVVIGAKLNNVPIVIHESDITPGLANRIALPLATKVCTTFPETLNELKSDKAIYVGSIIRDDLRSGNATKGLAFLTFTPSKPVMLIMGGSLGSKRINGIVRGNLYHLLTQFQIVHICGKDQIDPSIELEGYQQYEYLHDELTDVIAAAHIVVTRAGSNSIFEFLALRKPMLLIPLSRAASRGDQILNAHSFRQAGYAEVLEEEALNDESFVLAVELLTSKRDDIAQNMANYNGANTIDQVMEMIQNTAKK, encoded by the coding sequence ATGTCCAAGAGAATTTTATTCACAGGCGGCGGATCAGCCGGTCATGTCACCGTTAATATGGCGCTTATCCCTAAGTTCATGGAACTGGGTTGGAGCATCGCCTATATGGGTTCCAAAAAGGGAATTGAAGCAGAGCTGATTCAACCCTTCGACAATGTCGATTATTATGGCATTTCAACTGGCAAACTACGTAGATATTTAAATATAGAGAACTTCAAAGATCCTTTTCGAATCGTTAAGGGTGTATTCGAAGCTTACTCACTCATTAGAAAAATAAAACCAGATGTCGTGTTCTCTAAAGGTGGATTTGTCTCCGTTCCTGTTGTTATTGGCGCAAAATTAAATAATGTCCCCATCGTCATACACGAATCAGATATTACACCAGGTCTTGCTAATCGAATCGCTCTTCCTCTAGCTACTAAAGTGTGTACAACCTTCCCAGAGACGTTAAATGAGCTAAAGAGCGATAAAGCTATCTATGTTGGATCTATTATCCGTGATGACTTACGAAGTGGGAATGCCACTAAAGGACTCGCATTTCTGACATTCACCCCTTCTAAACCTGTCATGCTCATTATGGGTGGTAGCTTGGGTTCTAAGCGAATTAACGGAATTGTACGGGGTAACCTATATCACTTACTAACCCAGTTCCAAATCGTTCATATTTGTGGCAAAGACCAAATCGATCCTTCTATTGAACTGGAGGGATACCAACAATATGAATACCTTCATGATGAACTAACCGATGTCATAGCTGCTGCACATATTGTTGTAACTAGAGCTGGCTCCAATTCTATTTTTGAATTTCTAGCCCTCCGCAAACCGATGCTGTTAATTCCACTTTCTCGAGCGGCAAGCCGGGGCGATCAAATATTGAATGCCCATTCTTTTAGACAAGCGGGCTATGCAGAAGTACTAGAGGAGGAAGCATTAAATGATGAATCCTTCGTCCTCGCCGTAGAATTGCTAACATCTAAACGAGATGACATCGCTCAGAACATGGCTAATTATAATGGTGCAAATACGATAGATCAGGTCATGGAGATGATTCAAAACACGGCTAAGAAATAG
- the infC gene encoding translation initiation factor IF-3 codes for MIKNDKIKASEVQLTGVHGEDLGIMATADALALAKKHKVDLVCTSLLSSPPPCKLIRAGAAKQEVQQSQQTSRKQGQSIKVKEIRLTPQIEEHDYETKKNQAERMLKSGNAVMLVVRIKGKEGIKAKELLENLTKELAPLGTKQSGIQLSGKQAMVQVNPN; via the coding sequence ATGATTAAGAATGATAAAATCAAAGCTTCCGAGGTTCAATTAACAGGAGTTCATGGTGAGGATCTAGGTATCATGGCTACTGCTGATGCTCTAGCTCTGGCCAAGAAACACAAGGTAGATCTAGTATGTACCTCTCTCTTAAGCAGTCCGCCGCCCTGTAAACTAATTCGAGCAGGCGCAGCCAAACAAGAAGTACAGCAATCTCAGCAAACCAGCCGTAAACAAGGGCAAAGTATTAAGGTTAAAGAGATCCGTCTGACACCACAGATTGAGGAGCATGATTACGAGACGAAGAAGAATCAAGCTGAACGTATGCTAAAGTCAGGTAATGCTGTTATGCTTGTTGTACGAATCAAAGGAAAAGAAGGCATAAAAGCCAAAGAATTACTTGAAAACCTAACCAAAGAACTAGCACCCCTAGGCACTAAGCAATCAGGTATACAACTTAGCGGTAAACAAGCTATGGTTCAGGTTAATCCCAACTAG
- a CDS encoding amino acid ABC transporter permease translates to MDFIGAYSYPNLKYIMQGFLVTLEVALISIILSFLLGVMLGTLRYTQMPIVARLTAILSDTIRNLPLLLIIFFIHLVLPQLGIGMSPFWSTVAALSLFEGAMISEIVRSGLNSIDKGQIEAARSSGLSYMQTLWNIILPQALRRMSPPMVSQFISLLKDTSLAIIISLPEIMHNVQILSGQNFNYVIPALLLAALLYFIVNYTLSIIARRLEAKTY, encoded by the coding sequence ATGGATTTCATCGGAGCTTATTCTTATCCTAATCTAAAGTATATTATGCAAGGCTTCCTAGTTACGTTAGAGGTCGCTCTAATTTCAATTATATTAAGTTTCCTACTTGGGGTTATGTTAGGTACTTTAAGATACACTCAAATGCCTATTGTTGCTCGATTAACTGCTATTCTCTCAGATACCATTCGTAATCTGCCACTCCTACTCATTATATTCTTTATTCATCTGGTACTGCCTCAACTAGGCATAGGCATGTCTCCCTTCTGGTCAACGGTGGCAGCGTTATCGTTATTCGAAGGGGCCATGATCTCTGAAATTGTACGGAGTGGATTGAATTCTATTGACAAGGGGCAGATTGAAGCTGCTCGTTCCTCTGGGCTCAGTTACATGCAGACGTTATGGAATATCATTCTACCGCAGGCACTTCGCCGAATGTCTCCACCCATGGTCAGTCAATTCATTTCACTACTTAAAGACACCTCTCTGGCTATTATCATTTCACTGCCAGAGATTATGCATAATGTACAGATTTTAAGCGGACAGAACTTCAATTATGTCATTCCAGCCCTTTTGCTAGCAGCCCTATTATATTTCATTGTCAACTACACACTGTCTATTATTGCTCGACGCCTAGAGGCAAAAACGTATTAA
- a CDS encoding amino acid ABC transporter permease, whose amino-acid sequence MGTFNVNLLFDNWDRFMEGFLNTIQISIIALIGSFILGAVVAVCRIAPLRPLNWMGTIYVEFIRNIPLLIVVFFFYLGLPSLGIRLDGFTSGTLGLTVYTASFIAEAIRAGIQSVPCGQSEAARATGLSYLQAMLYIILPQAIKIVLPAIGNQFINLVKNSSILAVVAGMDLMYYADLINSSTFLPLTVYTFVALFYLVLTIPLSFAVLYMERRFNTTDNN is encoded by the coding sequence ATGGGGACATTTAATGTTAATCTCTTGTTCGACAACTGGGACCGTTTTATGGAGGGTTTCTTAAATACGATACAGATTAGTATTATCGCTCTTATTGGAAGCTTTATTCTCGGAGCGGTCGTTGCTGTCTGCCGAATTGCTCCTCTTCGACCGCTAAATTGGATGGGGACGATTTATGTAGAGTTTATTCGTAATATTCCACTTCTGATCGTTGTATTCTTTTTCTATCTAGGCCTGCCCTCTCTTGGTATTCGACTGGATGGCTTCACGTCTGGAACGCTAGGTCTGACAGTATACACTGCCTCTTTCATTGCTGAAGCTATCCGTGCAGGTATTCAATCTGTACCCTGTGGTCAGTCGGAGGCTGCAAGGGCGACCGGACTTTCTTATCTCCAAGCCATGCTATATATCATCTTACCTCAGGCCATTAAAATTGTACTACCCGCCATCGGCAACCAGTTCATTAACTTAGTGAAAAACTCTTCTATTCTTGCTGTTGTTGCGGGCATGGACTTAATGTATTATGCCGATCTCATTAACTCGAGTACCTTCCTCCCCTTAACGGTATATACTTTCGTAGCCTTATTCTACTTAGTCTTAACTATTCCTCTCAGCTTCGCTGTTCTTTATATGGAACGACGCTTCAATACAACTGACAACAACTAA
- a CDS encoding transporter substrate-binding domain-containing protein: MVLMAAALIFTGCSSKEDTTLGAIKERGKIVVGVKYDTKLFGLKDPATGNVEGFDIDIAKALAKKILGDETKIELKEVTSKTRIPLLQNGDIDLIIATMTITEERKEQVDFSNVYFKAGQSLLVKSGSDIQSIADLANGTTVLAVKGSTSANNIREKAPDAEVLELENYQDAFTALKAGKGDALTTDNAILLGMQQQDPNYVLVGGTFTDEPYGIAIRKGDNEFVTTVNDLLKELKDTGEYDKLYEQWMGVKPE; the protein is encoded by the coding sequence ATGGTACTGATGGCTGCCGCCCTCATATTTACAGGTTGTAGTTCCAAGGAGGATACCACTCTCGGAGCGATTAAAGAACGAGGGAAAATTGTTGTAGGTGTTAAATATGATACCAAGTTATTCGGACTTAAAGATCCGGCAACCGGAAATGTGGAAGGCTTTGATATTGATATCGCTAAAGCACTCGCTAAAAAAATTCTGGGTGATGAAACAAAAATAGAACTTAAAGAAGTTACTTCTAAGACTCGTATCCCCCTTCTCCAGAATGGCGACATAGACCTCATTATCGCTACGATGACTATTACAGAAGAACGTAAAGAACAAGTTGATTTCAGTAATGTTTATTTCAAAGCAGGCCAGTCTCTTCTAGTGAAAAGTGGGAGCGACATCCAAAGCATCGCCGATCTAGCCAATGGAACTACGGTCTTGGCTGTTAAAGGTTCTACATCTGCGAACAATATTCGTGAGAAGGCTCCTGATGCTGAAGTACTTGAGCTTGAGAACTACCAAGATGCCTTCACAGCCCTCAAGGCCGGCAAGGGCGATGCTCTCACCACAGATAACGCTATTCTACTAGGTATGCAACAGCAAGACCCTAATTATGTATTGGTGGGCGGGACGTTCACAGACGAGCCTTATGGAATAGCTATCCGCAAAGGGGATAATGAATTCGTAACAACAGTCAATGATTTATTAAAAGAACTGAAGGATACTGGCGAATACGATAAATTATACGAACAATGGATGGGCGTCAAACCCGAATAA
- a CDS encoding amino acid ABC transporter ATP-binding protein: MIEFHNVNKYFGSFHVLKNINLQIEEGEVVVIIGPSGSGKSTLIRCINKLESISSGQLIVNGVPLHKKKIDINQFRRDIGMVFQHFNLYPHKRVIDNIILAPIKVQRLSKEESRQTAMSYLTRVGIEDKAQSFPSQLSGGQQQRVAIARGLAMKPKIMLFDEPTSALDPEMIGEVLDVIRSLAHNGMTMVIVTHEMGFAREVADRVVFMDEGHILEIATSTDFFTTPHEERARTFLSRLINH, from the coding sequence CTGATTGAATTTCACAACGTTAACAAGTACTTCGGCTCATTCCATGTATTGAAGAACATCAACCTTCAGATTGAAGAAGGGGAAGTTGTAGTTATCATCGGTCCATCGGGTTCAGGTAAAAGTACATTGATACGCTGCATCAATAAGCTCGAGAGCATTTCCTCAGGCCAATTAATCGTAAATGGAGTCCCTCTACACAAAAAAAAGATTGATATTAATCAATTTCGCCGCGACATCGGCATGGTGTTTCAGCACTTTAATCTTTATCCACATAAAAGAGTCATCGATAACATTATTCTAGCTCCCATCAAAGTTCAGCGACTCTCTAAAGAAGAATCGAGACAGACAGCCATGTCCTATCTCACACGAGTCGGTATCGAAGACAAAGCGCAGAGCTTCCCCTCCCAGCTATCCGGCGGACAACAGCAACGTGTTGCGATTGCTCGCGGATTAGCAATGAAACCAAAAATAATGCTATTTGACGAACCCACATCCGCTCTTGATCCCGAAATGATTGGCGAAGTACTAGACGTTATACGCTCACTAGCCCATAACGGCATGACCATGGTCATCGTTACACACGAGATGGGCTTCGCCCGCGAAGTCGCTGACCGAGTCGTATTTATGGATGAAGGCCATATTTTGGAGATAGCCACATCCACTGATTTCTTCACCACTCCGCACGAAGAACGCGCTCGCACATTTCTTAGTCGCTTGATTAATCATTAA
- a CDS encoding cold-shock protein, giving the protein MQTGTVKWFNADKGFGFIEVEGGSDVFVHFSAITGDGFKTLDEGQRVQFNVVEGNRGPQAENVVKL; this is encoded by the coding sequence ATGCAAACAGGTACAGTAAAATGGTTTAACGCAGACAAAGGTTTCGGTTTCATCGAAGTTGAAGGTGGAAGCGACGTATTCGTTCACTTCTCCGCTATCACTGGCGACGGATTCAAAACTTTGGACGAAGGCCAACGCGTTCAGTTCAACGTAGTTGAAGGAAACCGTGGACCACAAGCAGAAAACGTTGTAAAACTGTAA
- a CDS encoding cold-shock protein translates to MNYRKKSLEEIPEESTSIWSCTKEDCKGWMRDNFAFEHEPTCRLCDSPMVRDSKMLPILNNSNGDLKAIKKGVQID, encoded by the coding sequence ATGAACTATCGCAAAAAATCGTTAGAGGAAATTCCGGAGGAAAGTACTTCGATTTGGTCCTGTACGAAAGAAGACTGTAAGGGCTGGATGCGTGATAACTTTGCATTTGAGCATGAACCGACTTGTCGGTTGTGTGATTCTCCTATGGTTCGTGATTCGAAGATGCTTCCTATACTTAACAATTCGAATGGTGACTTGAAGGCAATCAAGAAGGGCGTTCAAATTGATTAA